In Paenibacillus sp. 1781tsa1, one DNA window encodes the following:
- a CDS encoding PRD domain-containing protein, whose protein sequence is MSSLHVDKALNNNVIIAQHPEHGEVVVIGKGIGFNRKPSDHIPLMAVEKMFILKNQQEQEQYKQLLPQVDEALIEIINEVITYIAERTDVPLNEHIHIALTDHISFALKRKEQGIVIQNPFLYETREIYPEEYRMADYAVRLIKERMGVDLGMDEIGFVALHIYSAMTNQNISQVREHSQLITDLVNLVSNQLEYSFETESLDYSRLLTHLRFALERVRRGDKVEELHKLDSLLKLEYPEMYSLAWKLTKVMEKRLNLPVYPAEVGYLTIHLQRLNQRKEEESK, encoded by the coding sequence ATGAGCAGCCTGCATGTAGATAAAGCGCTAAATAATAATGTAATCATTGCACAGCATCCTGAACACGGGGAAGTCGTTGTTATTGGTAAAGGCATTGGCTTTAACCGAAAACCGAGTGATCACATTCCATTGATGGCTGTGGAGAAAATGTTCATTTTGAAAAACCAGCAGGAGCAAGAGCAGTACAAACAGCTTCTTCCACAGGTGGATGAAGCACTGATCGAGATTATTAACGAAGTTATTACGTATATTGCAGAGCGTACGGATGTTCCTCTGAATGAACATATTCATATTGCATTAACCGATCACATTTCTTTCGCGTTAAAACGCAAAGAGCAGGGTATCGTCATACAAAATCCTTTTTTATATGAGACTCGCGAGATTTATCCGGAAGAATATCGAATGGCAGATTACGCTGTTCGTCTGATCAAGGAGAGAATGGGTGTAGATCTCGGGATGGACGAGATTGGTTTTGTTGCGCTCCATATCTATAGTGCAATGACCAATCAAAATATATCCCAAGTACGTGAGCATTCTCAATTGATCACGGATTTGGTGAATCTGGTATCCAATCAACTCGAGTATTCGTTTGAAACGGAATCGCTGGATTACTCTCGTTTGTTGACTCATCTTCGTTTCGCCCTTGAGCGTGTTCGCCGTGGAGACAAAGTGGAAGAGCTTCATAAGTTGGATTCCCTGCTGAAGTTGGAGTATCCTGAAATGTACTCGCTTGCATGGAAACTGACCAAAGTGATGGAGAAAAGACTGAATCTGCCTGTTTATCCTGCGGAGGTAGGCTATCTGACCATTCACCTGCAACGGCTGAATCAACGGAAGGAAGAAGAGAGTAAGTGA
- a CDS encoding flotillin family protein encodes MNLDWDVLLIPAVVVGVILILGLAFWARYKTVGPDEAMIVTGSFLGSKNISDDDSGRKIKIVRGGGAFILPVFQQSEFISLLSHKLDVSTPEVYTEQGVPVIADGVAIIKVGGAVEDVATAAEQFIGKPVEALRSEAQEVLEGHLRAILGTMTVEEVYRNRDRFAQEVQGVAARDLKKMGLQIVSFTIKDVRDKQGYLDALGKPRIAAVKRDAEIAEAEAMRDARIQKANAEEQGQKAELLRDTNIAEAAKEKELKVATFKRDQDTAKAEADQAYHIHEARARQTVVEEEMKVELVRKEREIDLQEKEIVVREKQYDAEVKKKAEADRYAVEQAAEADKAKRMREADAVQYSIETHAKATAEQKRLEGQAMADAELAKGTADAEVIRLRGLAEAEAKEKLAEAFQKFGEAAVLDIIVKMLPELAGKIAEPIASIDKLTVVDTGKGEGAARVSNYVTELMATAPEMLKSVSGIDVEQLIKGLTKSKTPAPVAIQQSEAVTTPSIIDKIVERAGVDE; translated from the coding sequence ATGAATTTAGATTGGGATGTGTTGTTGATACCTGCCGTTGTTGTTGGTGTGATTCTGATATTGGGATTGGCTTTTTGGGCGAGATACAAAACGGTTGGACCGGATGAGGCGATGATCGTTACGGGGTCTTTCCTAGGTAGCAAGAATATCTCCGATGATGATTCTGGCCGAAAAATTAAGATTGTTCGTGGTGGCGGTGCATTTATCCTGCCCGTGTTCCAGCAATCTGAGTTTATCTCCTTGTTGTCCCACAAGCTGGATGTCTCCACACCTGAAGTGTATACGGAGCAAGGTGTTCCAGTAATTGCAGATGGTGTCGCTATTATCAAGGTCGGTGGCGCTGTAGAGGACGTTGCTACGGCAGCTGAGCAATTCATCGGTAAACCTGTAGAAGCGCTGAGAAGCGAAGCACAGGAGGTACTGGAGGGGCATTTGCGGGCCATCCTCGGTACAATGACGGTGGAAGAAGTATATCGGAACCGGGATCGGTTTGCGCAAGAGGTTCAAGGCGTAGCAGCTAGAGATCTGAAGAAAATGGGACTGCAGATTGTCTCCTTTACCATCAAGGATGTTCGTGACAAACAGGGCTACCTGGATGCTCTTGGTAAACCAAGAATTGCTGCTGTGAAGCGTGATGCCGAGATTGCCGAAGCCGAAGCGATGCGTGATGCACGTATTCAGAAGGCCAATGCGGAAGAGCAAGGTCAAAAAGCAGAGTTGCTGCGTGATACCAATATCGCCGAGGCAGCCAAAGAGAAGGAACTGAAAGTAGCCACGTTTAAGCGGGATCAGGATACAGCCAAAGCGGAAGCCGATCAGGCATACCATATCCATGAAGCCCGTGCAAGACAGACCGTGGTGGAAGAAGAAATGAAGGTTGAACTCGTTCGTAAAGAACGTGAGATCGATCTCCAGGAAAAAGAAATTGTCGTACGTGAGAAGCAATATGATGCTGAAGTGAAGAAAAAGGCAGAAGCAGATCGTTATGCGGTGGAACAGGCTGCTGAGGCGGATAAAGCCAAAAGAATGCGTGAAGCCGATGCTGTACAGTATTCCATCGAGACACATGCCAAAGCAACAGCTGAACAGAAGCGACTCGAAGGTCAGGCGATGGCGGATGCGGAACTTGCCAAAGGTACAGCGGATGCAGAAGTTATTCGTTTGCGTGGTCTTGCCGAAGCGGAAGCGAAGGAAAAACTGGCCGAGGCGTTCCAGAAGTTTGGCGAAGCGGCTGTACTCGACATCATTGTCAAAATGCTGCCTGAACTGGCTGGCAAAATTGCAGAGCCAATTGCATCTATTGATAAACTGACGGTGGTAGATACAGGTAAAGGTGAAGGTGCAGCGCGAGTGAGTAACTATGTTACTGAACTTATGGCTACGGCTCCAGAGATGCTCAAGAGTGTATCCGGCATCGATGTAGAGCAGCTTATTAAAGGCCTTACCAAGTCCAAAACACCTGCGCCAGTTGCCATTCAACAGAGCGAGGCTGTTACAACTCCTTCTATAATCGACAAGATTGTGGAAAGAGCTGGAGTTGACGAGTAA